A genomic stretch from Aedes albopictus strain Foshan chromosome 2, AalbF5, whole genome shotgun sequence includes:
- the LOC115253445 gene encoding serine protease inhibitor 28Dc, whose product MNYPLRWLLVATVTLLIIHQALAQKRKYFTKETAHDLTKGFNDLARNLSVQLQTDTSKSEITSPLSIASSLLLLMRTARGESRMDLLRLFGLETKYLVNDPKVPRTFGKLINELLNDHRNVSHIMENTASWKNESKCEVPTDYHYDDEYDDFNPVDINPQDPEQQNQIKLANAIFVQDKFYNNTRLQKLVNQYYRSSVEGLDFFNRPDLATDHINKWTNKHTNGRIKQLISDELSPDTTMVVANALYFKAFWEDVFLAGATKMRKFFPNGENEESVEAEIMAHGGCFPYYRSQQLDARIMGFPYKNRTSTMYVILPNNSSRTKVQQLLHMLDASTLEDLISNMKMTTASVLFPKMHLTSSFDLKTALQKLGMKSLFDRERSNFSLLNPSKPKESPTVSGVLHKVDLAIDESGTEGAAVTATLLDRSMPTVNFRVIVPFILAIRHDATKLLLFYGPVYDPSA is encoded by the exons ATGAACTATCCATTGCGATGGCTGCTAGTAGCCACGGTAACCCTGCTCATCATTCATCAAGCCCTAGCGCAAAAACGCAAATACTTTACCAAAGAGACTGCCCATGACTTGACCAAAGGCTTCAACGATCTGGCCCGAAACTTATCCGTACAGCTTCAGACCGATACCAGCAAATCGGAAATCACGTCTCCCCTGAGCATCGCGTCCTCACTTCTGCTTCTGATGCGAACCGCTCGAGGAGAGTCCCGGATGGACCTGCTGCGCCTGTTCGGACTCGAAACGAAATATTTGGTAAATGACCCAAAGGTGCCCAGAACTTTCGGTAAGCTGATCAACGAGCTGTTGAACGACCATCGGAATGTTAGCCACATAATGGAGAACACCGCATCCTGGAAGAACGAGAGCAAATGCGAAGTTCCAACCGACTACCACTATGATGATGAGTACGATGA CTTCAACCCCGTCGACATCAACCCGCAGGACCCCGAGCAGCAAAACCAAATAAAACTGGCCAACGCTATATTCGTTCAGGATAAGTTCTACAACAACACCAGGCTGCAAAAGCTTGTCAACCAATACTATCGCAGCTCAGTGGAGGGTCTCGATTTCTTCAACCGGCCAGATCTGGCCACGGATCACATTAACAAATGGACGAACAAACACACCAACGGCCGCATCAAGCAGCTAATATCCGATGAGCTGAGTCCGGATACAACCATGGTTGTGGCCAACGCGTTGTACTTCAAGGCGTTCTGGGAGGATGTTTTTCTGGCAGGAGCAACCAAAATGCGCAAGTTCTTCCCCAACGGAGAGAACGAGGAGTCTGTGGAGGCTGAGATCATGGCTCACGGTGGATGTTTCCCGTACTACCGGTCACAACAGCTGGACGCCAGAATCATGGGATTTCCTTACAAAAACCGAACTTCCACCATGTACGTCATCCTGCCCAATAACTCTTCGCGAACGAAAGTCCAACAACTACTACATATGCTGGATGCTTCCACGTTGGAAGATCTGATCTCTAACATGAAAATGACTACGGCTTCCGTTCTGTTCCCAAAGATGCACCTCACAAGCTCGTTCGATCTAAAGACAGCCCTCCAGAAGTTGGGTATGAAATCACTATTCGATCGGGAACGGAGCAACTTCTCGTTGCTTAACCCCTCGAAACCCAAGGAAAGTCCCACCGTATCCGGAGTGCTGCACAAAGTTGATCTGGCTATCGATGAATCCGGCACCGAGGGAGCCGCTGTGACGGCCACCTTGCTAGATCGCTCAATGCCGACGGTGAACTTCCGCGTTATTGTACCGTTCATACTGGCGATCAGACACGATGCCACCAAGCTGTTGCTTTTCTATGGACCAGTTTATGATCCATCGGCATGA